Below is a window of Lodderomyces elongisporus chromosome 3, complete sequence DNA.
AAGCCTATCGCAGGCAATTCACCAAACGAACAGAGTGATGCTCATTGCAATTCACAAGAGAACGAATCATCTGGTGTGACCGTTAAAAAGCCAGTGATTCGTGGTCGTAAAGTGTCACAATTGGCCAAGCTTTTCGAAGAGAGATGCGAAGGTATGCAAATTTTACAAAGCATGTAGATTCCGCATATAATATTTTAAaagattttgttttaagTCTCAATAAGTGTTTGAAAGAAGgcgataaaaaaaaattagcaTTTATTATTAAAACAGTGGTGGCtgaaaaaatcaaactcagatgtacatatatatacaattttttcctttctttttatataggtcctttttttatattcatCATTTCGTTTGCATAATTGTTTTACTCTCCAACTAATCGGCTATCAATATTGTCCATGGACAAGTCTGCGGAATCCGCATAATGGTGGCGCGCAGCAGCTATTGCGGCAGCAGTAGCTGCGTTATCGTTATCTTGCAAGCCATGCTCCTGtagatgttgttgatattgttgataCTGTTGTTCATCAAGCTGTGTTGCAGCAACAAATTGTCGCTGAAATTCTtcctgttgctgttgttgctgttgatttGTTGATTGCGAAAGTTCTTGATGTTCTTGGTGTTCTTgatgttcttgttgttcttgttgctgctgctgctgctgttgctgttgtgaCTGTTGATGCAGCTGTTGGGGCTGaaattgttggtgttgttggtgttgttggtaagGATCATATTGAAGCTCTTGACCATCTCCTTGTAAAAATGCGTTTGCattagcagcagcagtgaCTGCGGCTACAGGGTCAACTTCATTAGTACCTTGAACTCCTGAAACACCCAGACTTAAACCAGAGACCTGGTCACTTGCGTCATTATTACTACTGCTTGGTAAATCAACAACTCCAGGATTATTATCTGGCGCACTAGAGCCTGTGCCGTGAGCTCCTACTTCTCCACCAACAACGACAGCGTTAGCTGCCGCCGACgccgctgctgctgcagctGCAGCTTGCTGTGCCGCCTTTTTTCTATATTGGGCATTAGCAATTCTTGAAGGATTATTGAACCCAAACCTTGATGtttgcttcttcaatttcctcTTGTACCCTCTAATCTCgttatatatatcttcACGCTTGATCATTACATCGGGGTATTGGCTTCTGATCTTAGATTCGATGTGAGAAGGTTTTGTTCCCAACTTGTACAACTCCAAGATGACCAAGTTGAGCTCATCGCTGCGTTTGCGCAACATCGGATGATTCAGTAATGGGTCCAACTGCGGATGGTTGTGTTCGTTGCATGTTGTGCGCAAGGTCCACATTCCTGTGGACTTTTTGAAACTGGCGGTCATCGAAAATGGAcatttcaactttttggtCTTTGTATCTGGGTCCAACATGTAACCATCACCAACATCAATCTGTTTTGACACATCAATTTTCTTGGACTTCTTATGACGGTAACGACCGCCCAACTCACAAGTATAGTATATGgcctttttatttgaatGGGCAATAACAATACCAAATCCATTGTCCCTAGCAAATTCAGCAATAAACTCATTCAAGCCATCACGATCATTGAATATTTGTTCGGGATATGGGCGTGTTATTAAGTTACCTTCTGCAGTAATTGTGTTCTCAGTAACAGGGAAAATCTTCAGTTTTGCATCAATTATAGGCTCCGGAATCTGAATGTTGTATTCTGATAATTCTTCTGCTGTTGGTCCTTGCAATTCAGGtatttgatgatgttgatgttgatgttgatgttgatgatgatgctgaagttgctgctgttgatgatgctgaaactgttgctgttgctgttgatgcTGCTGTGAGTGGGTGTAATTGTTTAAGCCTACGGCAGCAACGGCCTGTTGTTGAGCATGATGTTGaagttgctgttgttgctgtctGTTGAAATCttgttcaatttgttggtgttgctgctgttgctgctggtgatgttgttgctgctgaagctgaagttgttgttgcaattggAATTGTCTGAAATCATCTTGATTAGCAGCATTGACcacatttttttcctttgatGATATTCTATTCCTCCTTGATGCCTTTTGATCATGTTCTTGCTCTTGATCCTGGTTTTGATTATGGTTtaggttttggttttgattttgaatcTGGTCCTGGTCTTGGTTCtggtgttgatgctgatgttgGGTTTGCAAAGCACCTGCATCAAACTGTGCAGCAGATGCCTCGGGACTGTGTTGTTGTGAGTTTTGAGAGCTAAGGGCTGCAGCATGGGCGATTTCTTCCAATTTCAACTTGACACCATGCGGGTCAACACTGCTCAACAATTGCTCATCTATGTTGCTAGTGAAATCGTCCTCTTGAAGAGACATGGCTTGgtattattttgtttggcTTAATAGGGAAGTTGTAGAGGTAGTGGGAGGTCTCTCAACTTTTTGCAACCGTGGTTAAAGAATACACTACTCTTTGGATACCGGTACACAACCTTTGTTGTTAGTATATGTTTTGTTTACGTGAGGGGTGTGTGAGgtagcaaagaaaaaggttgTGTTGAAGTGttcaaaaaaacaacaacaaaagagtgagaaaaagagtgagagggagagagtgagagagaaaaaaaaaaaaaaaaggagagaaGGAGGTATTGTGTTCGTGCAAAAGTTGACAATTGGTGAATTATTTAGCCAAACGTACACTACCATGAATAGTTCTAAGCATTGTTCAAATTAAGCTGTACTATGCTGTATAATTCTATGTGATGCTATATAATGCTATATAATTCTATATAATTCTATATAATGCTGTATAATCAATTACTATTAAGGTGCGCTTTACCATGTCTTCTACCTTTTCAATTACTTGagattttttattttaatagATGCAAGAGTGGAGTAGAATCTATGAATTCTTATATTATTAATACATGAATAAAATGCAGATGCATGTTTATTTATACCTCactattaaaaaaaaagggccTTATTTATTCCCACCATTTAAATAGTCATCGGCCCATGTCGGTAGTACAAACGAGTTGGAGTGTACTCTTTGATTGTAGTACTTGAATAGCTGTGACTCCTTGTGCCTATCGAATGTTCTTAAAGGTTGAGTGAGATCcacatttttgttgtttgttgcCACAATTAGTCCCAATTGTCCCGATGTGTAGCTTGGCATATAACATTGGCAATATTTGACATTATCAAATACTTTTGAGGCCTTTTGAATCAACTCTTTGAGGTACTTGAGCTCAAGCCAGATATTTTCCAGTGACTGCATGATGACAATCCCGTCATGATTCAATGAGTTGGATAATAGTTTaaaataatttgtttgGAAAAACTCTTCTGCTGGTCCTTCTGGATCGGACGAATCTGTGATTATAACGTCAAATTTTTCAGTTGTTTCGCGAAGAAACTTGAACCCATCATCGATAATTAGATTGACTTTTGGGTGATTATGGTATTTGGCCATTTGTGGAAGAAACTGGGTCAGGAGCTTGATAACCATATCGTCAATCTCCACCATTGTTATTGAGTCTATGATTCCTTCTTGGGCTCCagtattattttcttcatcgtcgtcgtcaacaacaccattactactgctactagCTCCAACGTGTTTCACAAGTTCTCTAATGACTCCGCAATCACCACCGCCAATGACCAACACTTTTTTGGGGTTCGGATGTGACATTATTGGGATGTGAGTGATCAACTCCTGGTAGGCAAACTCGTCCTTCTCCGTGCATTGTATAATACCATTGAGAATAAGAACATTCCCAAATGTCTTTGACTCGAAGATTAGGATATCTTG
It encodes the following:
- the SPE4 gene encoding Spermine synthase, with protein sequence MTKAFTMSPSVAETGASTIVAQDIDLETFQHDTITYHANDNTYWFYEKSKESFPGQAFGLEVSKILYHTKSEFQDILIFESKTFGNVLILNGIIQCTEKDEFAYQELITHIPIMSHPNPKKVLVIGGGDCGVIRELVKHVGASSSSNGVVDDDDEENNTGAQEGIIDSITMVEIDDMVIKLSTQFLPQMAKYHNHPKVNLIIDDGFKFLRETTEKFDVIITDSSDPEGPAEEFFQTNYFKLLSNSLNHDGIVIMQSSENIWLELKYLKELIQKASKVFDNVKYCQCYMPSYTSGQLGLIVATNNKNVDLTQPLRTFDRHKESQLFKYYNQRVHSNSFVLPTWADDYLNGGNK